The DNA segment CCATATGGGGCAGGGGTTGTTAGGAATGCCACATCAGGAAGTTCTCAGGGTGGGGGGCACGTCCCTGCTCAAGGTCCTGTGACTCCATGGGCCTCCATCTCTGGTCCCAGTGGAACCTCCTGAGGGGTTTGTAGAAGAGCATGTGCCTGGGGCCACTGCCTCTGTCAGGTTCCAAAAAGCTGACCAGAAATTCAGGTCGTCCACCTGCATGGCTCTGCCCAGCCTCCCTCTGGGCCTGGTTCCTGGGGCCAGACTTGTGCCCTCAGGCTGGCACACAAGGTCTTCCCCACAGCCTCTGACCCTCACCCCAGCACCCTTCCCTCACCTCCAGCCACACTAGCAGTCACCCTCCCCCCGTCCCCTCATCCCACCCCTGGCCTCTGCTCACCCTCTGCCTGCCTttagccccctccctgccctgcatgCCCAGACTGCAGGCCCTCCTCTGGACCTTAGTTCCCATCCTGCTCGGAGCTCCCCCTCTGCAGGGTGACACTGGGGAAGGAGCCCTGAGTCATAGAAGCCAGGCCACATCCCAGCACTAACTTGCCGTGTGGCTAGGAACAAAGCCCTTGCCTCCTCTGCACTTCAGAGACCCCATCAGATCTGAGAGCTCAAGAATCCTGAAGGTCCTTCCAGTGCCCTCCTCTTCCCCGGCCAATCCACCCTGGGTATGGGGTGTCAGGTGTGTACCTGATGGTGATGATCTGGCCGAAGTCTAGCTCATAGTTGTTGACCTGGGCAATGAAGATGGCGGCCACAGCCTCGTAGAGCGCTGTCCCGTCCATGTTGATGGTGGCGCCCACGGGCAGCACAAAGCGGGCAATCCGCCGGTCAATGTGGTTGTTTTCCAGCAGGCACTTGAAGGTGATGGGCAGTGTGGCTGAGCTGTGGGCAGAGGGGCCAGCGCGTGCCTACCACTGTCTCCCAGGGTACTCcggggctctgggctgcctgCGTGCCAGGGATGGGAAGctcgcccccaccccaggcagcccACCCATCACGGGGGAGGACAGGCTGAAGGAGCTTTGAAAATGGTCTCAAATGGCATTCTTGGCAAGTGTGTGATCAGTGGCCCAGCCAGACCCGCCCAAGCCTAGGCCCCGGAGACCCCCCACCAGCCGCACAGGTCAGGAAAGGAGCCACCATCAGcagagcacctactatgcgccaGGCATTGTGCTTTACACACGCTCTTATCTGACCCTCACAGCTTCCTGTGAGGGAGGGGTTTTGagtctgttttacagatgaagaaactgaagcccggaggggaggaggggctgacCCAAAGTCCTACCACTGTGCCAAGCATAAAGTGGCTAACAGTAGGGCTCTGGGGCCGGCCTTGCTGGATTTAGATTCCAGCCTCCTACTAGCCAAGTGGCTCTGGCGGGTTCCTTAACCTGtgtgtgccttagtttccttattccAAACAATACCTAGATTACAGAGCTATTAGGGTGATGATTCAACAAGAAAGCGCTTAGAGCAGTATCTGGCACATTGCAGGCAGTCAGTGGTAGCCACTACTGTCATTGTTACTGTCTCTGTTACTAGAGCTCCTGGTGGCCGTGCTGAGACTAAAACTCAGGTTGGTTTGGCCACAGTGCCCTTCCTTTCCCACAGGCCACTGCCTGGGGAGCCCACGTCCATTTTCCAGAGCCTGCGATGATCTCCCCAGATGTGCTGGGCCCGCGGCTGTGGTTTCTGCCAAGCAGGAGATGGCCAAGGGCTGCTGGCTCCAGCGGGGCTTGGCCTGTGGTATGGGAGCTGGCAGCCATTGGGACTTTGCCTTTCCTTTCCACCTCTTGGCTCTGCCCTGCGTGGAGGTTCCTGGACGAGGCTTCTGGGGGCTTTTCCTCACTGGGGCCCTGCTCCTCCTAAGTTCTGTGTGAGGTACTTCTGCTGCCAAGGGTGGGGGCCCTCACTCCCATTTGACAGAttgggaagctgaggcccagagaagagaaagcagtaAGGGCTGGAAGGGAGAACGAGGCTCTGAAGAGACATGGGCCTGAGCTCAGGCGAGTCCTCCACGTGGAGCTTGGACATATGCTGTGGGGAGAACCACCCTTTCTTCACAGAGTATGTAGAGCACTTTCTCCTCCTTGGTAGACAGACGGGTGGGTTTGCATGCCTCCAACTCTGCTTCTGCACTCAACTGTGGGCCGGGATCCTTGAGAGCAGATGCCACCTCATAGGCTAGCCTTCGAGCCCCTAGTGAGTTATCTCCACTAATTCCCATGCAACCCTTAGAGGCAGAGACCACCCTGATCCCCAAACTGCATATGAGGAAATTGGTgcccagggaggttaagtgacttgcccacagcCACACAGCCAATGGGCGGTGGAACCATGATTCAAATCCCCACTGGTGAGTTACACTGTCAAGGCTGGGACAGGGCATCCAGCCAGGATGTCCCCGCAGCCGTGGACAGGCCAAGACCCTAAACAACACAGGGCCTGACTCCAACGGGAGCACCGTATGGCAGCAAAAGGCAACAGCCATTGCAGATTCATCGCCCATCAGCTGTCCCGACCCCAAGATGTGTGGAAGCCACTGCCATGTGGACTGAGTGCACCTTAGGGATGCAGgcagttggggaggggaaggcctTAAGAAGCCATCAGGGCTTTCTGCCATTCAGGCCGGTGGGGCCTCAAGCAATGCATTTCAAAAATTGGTCTCATTTACCACTGTCCATAGCTACCCCCAAGTTTGTGAAGTGGGCCATACTGAACTTTCCATGGTTCTATGGCTATGGACAAGTGATGGCTGGACAGATGAACGGAGTTCAGCTGCCAGCATCACTCCACCCTGCCCGTCACCCAGGGCTACCTGGAGGAGGTGGCCAGCGCAATGAGCAGGGCCTGGAGGACGCCTCGGATAAAGACAATGGGGTTCTTTTTGGTGATGAAGAAGTAGAGCAGGGGCAGGATGAAGAGGCCATGGACCACCAGCCCACACACCACGGTGACCGCGTAGAAACCCAGCTTCTTTCTGACTGCTGTGGGGTCGTCCATTTCCAGGATCTTGCCGGCGATGAGGAACACAATGCCAAAGGGGAAGTACCTGGGGGCAGGCGGCCAGTTCAGTGCCGGGCAGGCGAGGGTCCCAGGCAGTCCTGGCGCGGCATCACTGCCCCCTGGCCGCCCGGGGATCCTGTGAGGACTGAATGGGACTCTGTACCAAGGTGCCCAGTACATGTGGCCTCATTAATACCACGACGCTCAACCAGTCCAACCCGCACAACCTCTGGCCCCCCTCCTTGCCTTCCCGTCCAGGTCTCTGAGGGGGGCCCTCGCCCTCAGCAGGCCCTCATTTCAGCCCAGCGGTGCCACAGGCTTCATGCGTGACCCGGGGCGGGCCTCTGCGTTTCCCCATCGAAACTGTACAAGGTCGGACTAGAAGATTCCTAAGGCCTGAGCTCTGAACCAAGGAGTGGCAGCTGGTTCTCACTTCCAGTGTTGCCCTTCTCCAAAAGCTAAGCTGATGAGTCTCCATGGGATGGGGAAACTGGGCCAGGAGAGCAAGGCCACGCTTAGCTTGTAACTGTCCTCCAGTGGGCCTGATCGGGCCAGAAATGGCAGGCCCGGGGCTGGAACTAGACCTCGTCAGGGCTGGGCCGGGGGATGCAGGGCAGAATGTGGCCCGGGCTGAGCCTCCAGGGCAGGAAAGCAGTGGAAGGGGCCGTGGTATCCCTCCATCTTCCCAGGGTAGGGCTgaaagggggtggggtgaaggTGGAAGAGGACACTTCTGCCCCCAGTGAGGCTTACCACACAGCCACCGCCACAATCTTCATGACGGACTCATTGAGGCACTGGCAGAAGCTGACTAGAGGGGTCCCATTGTCCCCCATGCGGCCCAGCATGATGCCtgcaggggcagagacacacaagCATGTCACAGAGGCCGCACACCGAGGCACAGGCACGCACCACAGTGGCATGTGCCAGCACATGCTGGTGGCCCAGCAGGGACAGACCTGCGCGCACATGTGGGCCTCGGGCCTTGGCTGAATTCCCAGCAGCCTTGGATCAAGCACAGTGCTTCCCtgcaccctctcctctccttctcctgggCCTCTACTGCTGGACCAGGGCTCTCATCTCATCCTCCTCTCTAATCCATAAAAATGTTCCCTGCCAACCCCCCACGCAATGACTTCCTGAACACTCCCACCATAACCAAGATCCCCCCTGCTTCAGGCCCCGATTGATCTGACCTCTGTCAACACCTCCCACCTCCATCTGGCCCTGCTTTTCACCTCCTCACTATGCTCTGGCATCACTGGCCTCCTTTACGTTTCTAGAATACGTCAAGCTTTTCACTGCCTCAGGGCCCTCGCCCATGTAGGTCCTGGTGCCTGAAACCCTGGCTGCCCAGCTCCCCACATGGCCTGGAggcctgtccccctctccccttggCAAACTCTCCATTTATTCTTCTCTGTATCATGTCTTTCTGATCCCTTTATATCACTTATTACAACTTATAAGTGTTATTTTCCGGTtgtctgttattattattttttttttttctgtctcctccaatAGAAGGTTAGCTCCATGAGGGAAAGAACTGTATCTCCTTAGCTGGCACGTTGTAGGTGCTCAACAAtaatcactgaatgaatgaacgaacgaatgaataaTAAAGGCTTTCCCGGAGCCCCTGTCATTCTCTTACTTGGGGAGTGTTCGTGTGTGTACTATTCCCCAGGTGAGCTCTGTGCAGTTGGGCGCCATCAGGCCACTCCTGAAACGGTGACAAGTGACAGCTGTCCCTTCTGGTGACACAAAAATGGAGAGCAAAACACACTCTGTGGCTGTCCTTAGAAAGCTTACCGGCAGTGTGCTTGGAGGGGCTCATCACCTGACTCagccagggagaagcagggaagggatttgaaccctggctcaTGTGACTCCAGAGAGAGGCTCTTTCCTGCCCCAGGAAGCCCTGAACTCACACTATCCGCAGAACAGCTACCACATGGTGATGGGATGACATGGGGGCCCTGCTGGTATGGGCGGGAGAGGCCCAAGTTGAAGGTGATACAACCTAGCCCTTGCCCATAGGGCCTGTGGAAGCCTAGCTGAGCTGAGACCCAGGTCCCCTGCcagctctgtccctcctcccaggcTATTCCCGCCCGAACCAGGAGACACATAAGGGCTCAGGCTGGCTGGGCACCTGTGTGTCGGGGACCCAGGGTCTGGTGGCAGGCCTCCTGCAACAGTCCCGGCCAATGGGGCCTTAGTATTAGCCACGTCCCAACACCAGGGACGAGATGGGAAAGGAGGTTGTGTCGTGGGGACCCAAGAAAGCCGCATTCGGAGCAGCTGTGCAGGTGTGTCTGCTCACACTCAGATGTGGGCACACACAGATGCAGGTCCAAATGGAAGTGGACACACACAGGCATAGGCACGTGCTGACTTGGGCACACATACACGAACATATACACACTGACACATAGACAGTGACACACATCCAGGAAACAGTGAGTCAGAGGGTCTCAGGGTTTCTTTTGCTCTGCCAACAGAGGTCCTGTTTATATGTTCCCACCCCTAAGAGAGGCAGTGGCTGGGGAGGAGTGGGAATATCCAGTATTGGGGACTGATTGCCAGATGTGCTGTGAGAGCCTCCAAACCCCGTCCTGTCACATGCTCGGGTCCCTGAGGCCCTAGCCCCTCTGCATGCCCGACATTTGGGCCAAGACGATTAGAGCTCTGTTACCCACCATGGTCAGTCCATTCCCAGCCATCTACCCATCTCTCCAGCAGGTTTTCCTGCATGCCTGCTCTCTCCAGTCAGTGTGGTGGGCTGTGGGGATAAATGGGGAACAAGCCAGACCCGTCACTGCCTGCATGGAGCTTACGCCTGCTTCTGTGTAGACGCTAAACAGTTACAGAAACAGATAACTGCAATGCGATCAAACGTTTAAGGAGTAACAAAGAGGACCTGAGCAGTCTGGGGGCGTTAGGAAGACTTTCCCGAGGACGTGATGCTTGCAAAGACCACAGTCCCCCTGCAAGGAGGGGAAGgtgcagggggagaggaaggggcaggggcagccagGCTGGGGGAGTGGGAAGATATTTGGAGAGGCACCTTCCTGGAACCGGAAGGCAGCATGGCTGGGGGAAGAGAGCAGGACCAGAGAAGCCGGGAGGCAGGCTGGTCAGATCACACAGAGCTCTGCAGGCCGTGTACAGAGTTCGGGACCCCTTTCCAAGTGCAGTGGAGAGCCACTGCAGGACTTTGTGAGCCCGTGAGGAGGACACACCAGGACAGGGACCCTTCAGGAGGCTCTTGCAGAAACCAGGTGAGAGGTGAACTGTGGTGGCCCCGAACTGTGATGCTGGCAGTGAGCAGAGGGAAATGTGGGCTTGGAGAGAAGTTTCGGAAGCAGACCTGACAGATTTGGATGCGggccaggcagaggcagaggcagaaaacaGCCCCCAGATTTCCTGCATGAGCAACCAGTAGGACAGTGAGAAGAAAACCTTGTGGACaagtcagagagggaggagaggccctTGCCAGGACCTTGGCCAGGGCGAAGAGGGAGGTAGATGCCAATTTTAGAATAAGACTCACAATGACCTTTGATAGCCTAGAAGGCCAAGACAGGGACTGACCAGCTAGATTGTTCTGGATGGCTTGTCTCCAAGAAGGAaaagggttgtgtgtgtgtgtgtgtgtgtgtgtgtgtgtgtgtgtgtgtattggtgATGGTGGCGAGGGCACTGTTGGCAGAGGCATAGCCATAGGTTTTGTGGGATCCGAAGCTTATACTATTTGGGGgctctctttaagaaaaagaatacttttttgttttgttttgttttgttttgttttgttttgttttgttttgttttgttgttaaaaGGTACAGGAAGGCCTTTGCTAGTGAGGCCTCACCACTTCGTGGTGATAGCCTATGGTTGAAGGTCTTGGCAAGAAGAGTAGCAAAGGGGAGGGTGTGGTCAAGGAGGCCAACTGTGGGCCCTGAGAAATGACACACACTTGTCTGAGGACAGAGTTGACCAGTGGGGAGCCCCTGTGGTTGGAAATGGAAGGGAGAAATGAGGACTTTAATGAGACAGTGATGGATGATAGATTTTCAggtttttcctgttctttattgtaacctccccccccccccccccgcccaccaccctGCCCTAGTATCCCCAGACCTCAGTAAAATGGAACAGGCTGCTGGGAGGAAGCCTGAGGCATGGTCTTCTTTAAGGGAGAGAAAACTAGCACCCAGGAGTGGAGAATTCCAAGTGAGGAATGCCAGCTTTGACTGGCGTGGGGGAGGGCTGGAGACACCCTTTGGTAATGGAATGGGGACTTGAGCCACTCTACTGGgtaggaaagaaaggaatcaCCTGGAAGATGGGAGACTCCAGGTTATTTAGATTAGTGGATGCAGGTTGCAGAGAAGGGTAGATGCACGAAGGGACTGGCTCCCGGCCACTgccggggaggggaggaagcacaTACCCATGGTGGCAGAGAAGATGACGATGCCCAGCACGTTCATGCCATCGATGGTGTCAGGCTCTGACTTGTAAACAACCTCGGGTGGCGGGGTCAGGTCCAGGGCAAAGTTCTGAACATGAGAGCCGTTCTCTTCCTGGACCCCGTAGATGAGGATCTGCCGAGGAGGGGCCTCCTCCGATGCCATCTTGGGGGATTTGACAACGGGGGTGGTCTTGGTACGGTACTAGTGGGCGACACCCCAACCAGGAAGGAGTCAGGACCAAATATTGCTATTAATATCATcagcaacaacaataatatcTTGGAGGCACATTTGTATATAGTCGAGAACTATTTGATGGACGATaatcctgtgaggtaggcagGAGTATCATCAAgattttaccaaaaagaaaactgggattCCATCATCCAAGTACGCCCTACCCAGCCATGCTTCTATTAGTCCCTtccaccctctccttccttctatgCATCATCACACCCAACTGGGATCCCCTCTAACCATCTCCTCTTCTACCCAGATAATTTTCTATTCACCCATCTATCCCTTCCAAACATCATTTTCCAACCACCTAATAGCCAGCCAGCCCTGCCTGCCACTGATGGAAACTTGGGCCTTCTATTTGAAAAGCTCAGGTTGCCCCAAGCCTTCTGGAGGAGAAGACGTCCCAGCTGCAAAGCCCTGAGCCTCCATGCTGTCTacctttcctcctctgccccagggGAATCCTCATTCCTCAGGCACTGGGAGTCCAAACAAGGGAAATTTCTAGCCTCCTAACACCACAGTATCAATAAGGTAAGCCTTCTGGGGCACAGGGTGGTGTGGAGAAACCAGTTAGGAAATATATGGGACCAGAagtttctgtgcttcagtttcttcatctgtaaaatgggggtcaCAATACTATCTGGCTCGTTTGAATAAATGAGGCAACACACGTAAAGTGTTTACAGCAGTGCCTGGCGTATGGTGGCCTTATGTGGCCATTACTGCTGTTATTACCGCCACCACTACCGTCAGCATTCCAACATTGGACTTTCTGTGTTGGATGCCAGGGATACGAAGATGAACCAGACGTGAATTCTGCTCTGAGAGCTTTGGGGAGGGAGTGACTTACTTTGCTTCAGAGGATCAGACAGCTTCACAAAGAAGGGGATATTTGAGTTGGGTCTTGAAGGATGGGTAGGAgtttgccaaaagaaaaaagggcattccaggcagtaTGAAGCAAAGGAacattcactctttctctctcacacctTCAATAATTTCCCGTCACTGTtggaataaaacccaaactcccTGGCCTACCATTTGGGGCCCTTCACTATCTGGCTTATTTCGTAGATAAAGACCCAGGAGATTAGGAAAGATAGAGAGATTAGCTCAAGATTTCACCACTCCTTATTTTGGAGCCTCCTATCCAACCCTCAACCTCCTCCTTTGTGTCCCCAGTCCCCAGTCCCCACTGCAGGGCCTAGCACAGACAAGGGGGTCAGGAAATGCTCGCTGGATTGTCAACTAAGCAGCCGACATTTTACAAGGGGAAAAGCATTAGAAGTTATTAGAAGGGCAGACAAAAATTTGTGCACAAGGATATTTaccataatttctaaaaatggaaaaactttgaaaacaacCTAAAAGCCTACCAAAAGGGGCATGGTAATAAAGTATAGCCTGGCCTTATCACGGGCTCTTGTCTCACtgcaaatattgtattttaaagaaatgcttaaTAACCAGGGAAAATGCTCATGATGTAATGGGAGTGGGGAAAAGCTAGACACACACTGTCTATGCACCAttaacctaattttatttttctaaagcataTTTATGCAGAGAAATAAGACTAAAAGTGTACCAACTACTGTCACTGTTGCTTGGTGCTGGAACAagagatgattttattttcttcttcgtattttttagtattttcctaACATTTTACACTGAACATCGTTACTATTCTTATTACGGGGGAaaaggattctttttaaaaagaaacagaaaacaggctTAGAAGCCAGACAGACCCAGGTTTTCCTACCAGCGCCATCATTTACTGGTGGTACAACCTTGGGCAGATCTTTTAatccttctgtgcctcagtttcctcatccgggAGAGGGGCTGGCACACTGAGGGCAGGGTTACTGTGAGGACTGACTGAGACAGTGGGCGTGAGCATGGGTGTAAACCTAGAGCACAGTGGCTTCCCCCCACCCTTGTAAGTTCTCTTCGTCAGAAGCTGGAACCCAGGGCAGGGGTGTGGCCATGGGAGGCTGTGAGGATCCAGGTCTCCCCACCTGcactcctctccagcatctggcccccaggaggcagggagactTGCTGGGGAAACCTGTCCCTTCCCAGCCTGGCCCAGGCTGGTCCTGCCTGCACCGCTCCATCGCTCTGGGATCCACTTACCTGTTTGAAAGTGGCTTCCACCAGGTTGGCTGGGAACATGTTCCTGGGAAGAGAGTCAGCAGTTGAAGAATTCCACAACCCAGCACAGGAGGGCCTGTGGGGTCATCTGAACACCCCACTTGGCAGGCAAGGCTCTCCGTGACCtagccccacctccctctccagtctcatctcttccccaccccccaatactCAAAGCTCCAAAGGCAATTGCATCCAGTTCCCTAGAAACACTGCACACTTCTCCAGCAGCCGGCCCTTCGTCTAcactgttccttctgcctagaatgtccttctctgcttctctggctAACTCGTACTCCAATTAATCAGAGGCCAAGCCTTCTCTGATTGCTGGCCGACTCCTTGGGCCTTCCCTTGTGGATCACCTGTGCTCCAGCCTGTTGCAGTGTGGCACTGGCTCAGGGGTCTGCCTCTCCCACAGATTAGGCTTCCTTGAAAACTCAGTTGTTCGTATCTTATCTGTGTTGCACAACACATGACTTGGCACATGAATGAGATCATAATTCTTGTTAACATTGTTTTCATAAAGCTAAAGGAGGAGGGTGCTTGTCCTATCAGATATGAACACCTTCTgtaaagatataattttaaagtgcagtattggggcgcctgggtggctcagtcagttaagtgtctgaccctagctcaggtcatgatctcgcggtccgtgagttcgagccccacgtcgggctctgtgctgaccgctcagagcatggagcctgcttcggattctgtctccttctctctctgcctctcccctgttcacactgtctctctctcttaaagtgcAATATTGACACAGCTGTCAACagaaaaaccaatagaacagaaccTATAGCCCAGAAACAGAACCATCTAaatacttcattaaaaacaaaaataaagtgtatttatttttttttaagtaatctctacacccaacacggggcttgaacccacaaccccaagattaagagttccacgctcttccaactgagccagccaggtgcccctaagtactTCATTTTTGATAAAAGTTGCTTCACAGATCAGTGAGGAAAGGAAGGATTTATTATAGAGCACTGTGTGGCCAATcaactattaaaagaaaacaacaacttAGAATCCCTATTTATACTTTGCgccaaaataaattccatatgggttaaagaaataagaaattaaaaaaatgaaaacatataaagctaaaagaaaatataggttaATATTTTTCAGATCTCAGAATATGGAAGGACCCTCTAAGAAGAAAATGAGcaataaaaaatcaatagattTTACTACATAGAAATTAAGAAttaagtgggagggaggggaaagtgggggatgggcactgaggagggcacctgttgggatgagcactgggtgttgtatggaaaccaatttggcaataaatttcatattaaaaaaaaaaagaaatccaccacacacacacacacacacacacacacaaaagaatttctaggggcatctgggtggctcagtcagttaagcatccggctcttgatttcggctcaggtcacgacctcatcaTTCATGAGACCTTGCCCTGTGtgtgctccatgctgactgtggagcctgcttaggattctctccctccctctccctctgcccctcccactcttgtGCACGTGAacacgcatgcactctctcaaaaaataaattcattaattaaaaaaaaatttttaaagaaaagaaattaagaatttccTAAGAGCAACATGGTATCCTGGGTGGGATTCTGgggcagaaaaaaaagacattcgtGGAAAATCGGTGAACTCCAAACACGGTCTACAATTTAGTTAATAGTGTTGTACTAAtttcatttcttagttttgacatcTGTGCCATCACTCCGTACTTTGCTGACTTCAgggaaaactgggtgaagggtatgtTTGTAAGTTTTCTGTAAACTTACAATTATGccaaaataaaaggttaaataaattgaGAATTCTCTGAGACAGATTCACATAGAAAGAGAATTATAAAGCAAATGACAAACTAGGGAAACTATGTGACCAAGTTATCGTCCTAAATCTGTAGAGAGCTTTTACCAATCTTGTCTTTGTCTCCTTgttcctgtctcttctctctagAACATCAGCTTCCTGGAAGGCAGAGATCTCTCTGTTTaattcactgctgtgtccccagccacTGGAAGAGTGCCTGGCGCATAACAGGccctcagcaaatatttgctgcATAAATAACTTGaccacaaaaata comes from the Acinonyx jubatus isolate Ajub_Pintada_27869175 chromosome C1, VMU_Ajub_asm_v1.0, whole genome shotgun sequence genome and includes:
- the SLC1A7 gene encoding excitatory amino acid transporter 5 isoform X9, with the protein product MRMLKMLILPLVVSRDCKVCKGRDSSLLRFHSGPSQVPSTYLMSGLASLDAKTSSRLGILTVAYYLWTTFVAVIVGIIMVSIIHPGGAAQKETTEQSGKPIMSSADALLDLIRNMFPANLVEATFKQYRTKTTPVVKSPKMASEEAPPRQILIYGVQEENGSHVQNFALDLTPPPEVVYKSEPDTIDGMNVLGIVIFSATMGIMLGRMGDNGTPLVSFCQCLNESVMKIVAVAVWYFPFGIVFLIAGKILEMDDPTAVRKKLGFYAVTVVCGLVVHGLFILPLLYFFITKKNPIVFIRGVLQALLIALATSSSSATLPITFKCLLENNHIDRRIARFVLPVGATINMDGTALYEAVAAIFIAQVNNYELDFGQIITISITATAASIGAAGIPQAGLVTMVIVLTSVGLPTDDITLIIAVDWALDRFRTMINVLGDALAAGIMAHICRKDFAQDTGVEKLPPRETKPVSLQEIVATQQNGCVKSVAEASELTLGPACPHHIPVQVEQDDEPAATSLDHCTIEISELETNV